GgctttaatattatatttattgtaattgtttagccgttttaaatgttttatctttGTAACATCTGTTTGAAAAAGAGCcgtataaataaagatttatcattgatattattattatcactataTCATGCAATGTCAatacaatatttcatttaaGACATGGTTACATTTATGCACACCCATTGACATCAGCAAATTCAGGTAATATTgcacagtacattttcttttctggctGTAATTTACTGTGGAAGGTCACATCGGAATGACTATTATGTACGTAAcagaacaaatgaatgaatgtatttcatatatttcagGCGTGAATTAAACTAAGTTATTCATTAATACCTCTGGCTAGAATGAGCCCACCCACTTAGActattcgttttttttcctcaccagtgtttggattttttcccatatgattttatttatttatttttgtacctACCTGCTGTTATTTTGGGCACTTCAGGCTTGGTCATTTCCAGTTTTCACATTCCCCTCCAGCATTTTTCTGACAGCATCtcatttaattgattttcaTAAATTTGGCCATCTGGATTGCATGGTAAATGTTGACTGTATTAAAATTCCTTCACAGGCCTCCGTTAAAATTCAGACATTTCAGGCAGTCAAAATTCTTTCGACTTTGAAAAACCTTAAGTCAAATGAAATACCATTGACCAGTGTTCATTCAAAAGTGACAAACTTCAAAATCAATATTAAACATCATGCCAGGAATGCATAAATGAATTGTTGAGACTACTTGTTTGTAGGGTGCACACCACTGGAAACTCTAGATAAGTCATTCTGACATGTAAACTTTGTAAACTATGCAGTGACATTATTGGACACagctaaatacattttatttagatttcagagcaaaatggcaaaaatattacattattgtttttaaaaatgatcagaCATAATACTGTcctccacaaaaaaaagtacaaaagtacaaagattttactattttattagGAAATTCTCAAACCTGCATCATTCCTCTCTGCAAACCAGGACACAAAATTCCTAACATTTTGCAACCCCGACCCGCCCCAGAAATGGATTTCAtcaatacatttcagaattgGCACAGCCAATTTTTTCTCAGTTATTTTGTAGGAAAGGTGCAAATACACGCCCCCTTGAAATACAGTTCTCCTGCAGAACAATGCACCTACACTGCAACAAACAGTGCAAAGTGCAATACGTCTGTGTAAGTACATTACAAAATGGTGAAATGCGAAacctgtacaaaataaaaacttttcacAAGAGGCTAAGCCCCTAGAGAAAGACGGTGGTAAAGTAGTCCTCCAGCTCTTTCTGCTTCTCCGCGCAGACGACGTTCTCTCTCTTCAGGTGAGCGatgacggcctccagggaggcGATTTTGGCGACCgtgtcctcctccctcttctccagCTCGGTGATCTTCAGGTGGAGCCCGGCGATCTTGCTCCAGAGCTGGTCCTTGTCTGTGTTCTGCCGCGAGTACGAGTGCTCGTACAGCAGGCCGTGCTCGCCGTCCGTGACCGGCCTGTCCGAATCGTCCCCGCTCCGCGGTCCTGGGCCGGCGCCATCCGTGGGCGCGGCCTCGGGGGGAGGCTTGTCGCTCACGGGTTCGGGCGAAGCCGACGGGGGGGCCGTTTCGGCGCACAGCGCGGTCGCGGCCGGGCCCCCGTCGGCCCCGCGGCGGAGCTCTCCCGGCGCTCCCACACAGGAGGTCACCAGTATCCTCTCACCCCCCAGCGACCGATTGGCCGTCTCCGTGGTGACGGCAGCTTCACGGGAGGTCACGGTTTCCAGGTCCAGGTCCCTTATGAGCAAGAGGGTGGGAAACGAAGGGTCGGCCGCCTTAGCCGCAGGCTCCGGCTCCTTCTCCGCCGAATCGTCCTTGTCCTGTCCGCACGTATTCCTTTTCAAAACCAGAGCTCTCTTCTTGGGTGGAGCCGATGTCCCAACAGGCTTCACGCTGATGCCGGACTTCCTGCGCGCTGGCTTCAAGTTCTTCTTACAGCGAAGCTTACTAACTTCATCCTATGACAAAAGTGGGAAATTACGTCAATTCCACCTCATGAGGAAAAGCCgcctgcgagccaggcctaatttcCCAATCAGttcctgacctcactaatgctcttccggctgaatggaagcaaatccatgcagcaatgctccaacatctagtataaagctttcccagaagagtggggattgttattgcagcaaagggtggaccaactccatattaatgtctataattttgaatgaggcgttggatatcaggtgtccacatacttttggccatttaGTGCAAGTTCTGCTACAAGTTTACTCACACAAGAATTATGCTATATAGGGATGTCACacatgccatcccgccaagttatgccttcAGGCGCAAGTTACAAGTTTGGCACTTTTTAGGGATTCCCACAGAAACAACCACAATGATCACAGACCTTCACCccttaaaaaatattcatttctgtaccttctgactacaagtcaacagacagaattcacaaacaacttcacacgtccacacaataaaccCCCAAACTTAAACTtagaatgaccacattctcttcagatggtaagatgaaaaattGGCCAAATAATTGagaaaatattgggtagcactgatttggaatacagcttattcaATTTGTGTGATGCATATGACATGTTTCCCCATTGTACCTGTATGGGGGTATCTTCACCTTCGTATATGAAGGGGAAAATGGTAGGCACAGCGGTGTGCTTTAAGTATCGTATCCCCCATCGTAGATCGAAAGAATCCTCCGTGAAGTGATCGCTACACAGGTACTGATGCCGACTCGGGGTCCACTCCTCGCGTTTCATGTTATCAACCCATTTCTGCAGTCGTGCTTCGTCTCGTAAAGGAAACCTTCAAATAAAGAACAAATGGCAGTACATTGCATAGTCAATGCAAAGCTCTCACTAATAACACTTAACCActataatcacattttattcCATCTTGCAAACAATTTACAGCTAGTCCACTGTTCACGCTTGCCTGTCTAACAGACCGTAGCAGTGTCATTACCCTGCTGCAAGTAATCTCTTACCAACTGCAAACTAGCAAACGTTGTTTGCTGTTTAACTAGCTAGTAACGTTCACGTAATCATACGGAGCTAGCTGTATGTATCAAGCTGTTATTTACTCGGTATCCAAGGAGTAAAAActcacctagctagctagcaaactgTGTAAAAGTTCAGCATCCATTAACGTTATTGGTTAATGTTGGCAATGATAGCTGATCGTGCAGCTTGTTGGCAGTAGTAGCTATTTCATGTTTCTTTACTGTCAACCTCTTGTTTTGTATAAAATTCCTAGCCAGCATGTTAGCAACAACAGCTAATTCTAGAGAACGTAAAACTTACGGGTAAAAACTAATTTTCTTGTTGTCTTTCGAAGGTATACCACCACGGTTTTTACACAGCTTTACAGCACAGTAACGAGGCATTTCAAACCTGAGGAGGTACACTGTTTTCGGCTAAAGGAATAAAGATATATTCACTTGTTATTAAGCCCGAATACGCTAGAAATCTTAAGCTTTCCTTCATGTTCTATTTCCTAATGATGACGTCGTGGAAGGCGGATGTTGCGTAGCCGCTTTTGGACAGAAACAGTTCCACGTGCCTGACACATCCAAGACCACATGGTACAGAAAGCGACCAATAGTATTGAGATTCGTGGTGTTCTGGCGCTGGAATGCGGGGCCACTCTGGTTGTTATCACTGGCAGTGAAAGACTGGAGTGGTGGTGACGACTGTGGAGTGAGGTAGGTTCACACTTTTGATCAAATAagtttatttttgcaaatgtcTAGCATCAACTGTGTATTTTTAGGTTTCAATGTAATTCAAGTCTTTTTTGACTTGATGTGTTGTCGATGCCCAAGGAACGAACATCACATATTCTGATCTTA
The nucleotide sequence above comes from Anguilla rostrata isolate EN2019 chromosome 7, ASM1855537v3, whole genome shotgun sequence. Encoded proteins:
- the LOC135259896 gene encoding THAP domain-containing protein 5-like isoform X2, whose translation is MKREEWTPSRHQYLCSDHFTEDSFDLRWGIRYLKHTAVPTIFPFIYEGEDTPIQDEVSKLRCKKNLKPARRKSGISVKPVGTSAPPKKRALVLKRNTCGQDKDDSAEKEPEPAAKAADPSFPTLLLIRDLDLETVTSREAAVTTETANRSLGGERILVTSCVGAPGELRRGADGGPAATALCAETAPPSASPEPVSDKPPPEAAPTDGAGPGPRSGDDSDRPVTDGEHGLLYEHSYSRQNTDKDQLWSKIAGLHLKITELEKREEDTVAKIASLEAVIAHLKRENVVCAEKQKELEDYFTTVFL
- the LOC135259896 gene encoding THAP domain-containing protein 5-like isoform X1, which codes for MPRYCAVKLCKNRGGIPSKDNKKISFYPFPLRDEARLQKWVDNMKREEWTPSRHQYLCSDHFTEDSFDLRWGIRYLKHTAVPTIFPFIYEGEDTPIQDEVSKLRCKKNLKPARRKSGISVKPVGTSAPPKKRALVLKRNTCGQDKDDSAEKEPEPAAKAADPSFPTLLLIRDLDLETVTSREAAVTTETANRSLGGERILVTSCVGAPGELRRGADGGPAATALCAETAPPSASPEPVSDKPPPEAAPTDGAGPGPRSGDDSDRPVTDGEHGLLYEHSYSRQNTDKDQLWSKIAGLHLKITELEKREEDTVAKIASLEAVIAHLKRENVVCAEKQKELEDYFTTVFL